Proteins co-encoded in one Malus sylvestris chromosome 7, drMalSylv7.2, whole genome shotgun sequence genomic window:
- the LOC126629216 gene encoding serine/arginine-rich splicing factor RS41-like isoform X1, producing the protein MKPIFCGNFEYDARQNELERLFGRYGKVDRVDMKSGFAFIYMEDERDAEYAIRGLDRKEFGRKGRRLRVEWTKVANQERGARRPGASRRSSTNTRPSKTLFVINFDPYHTRTKDLERHFDSYGKIVSVRIRRNFAFVQYESQEDATRALEATNMSKLMDRVISVEYAVRDDDERGDGFSPDRRSRDRSPDRGRDRRRSPSPYKRERGSPDYGRGPSPGPYRRERGSPDYGRAASPYRRERVSSDYGRGRSPSPYRRDRSDHGRVSSRSPRKERVSADRVRDRTRSPYGRERPGDDNGHGPSRSSYKRDRGSPENGPRRSPYKRERDSPRDSPENGRLPSSSPYKRERVSPENGGGPSGSPYETERASPENGRVASLNSAPEARDSPNYGGPESPMNERYSSRSPQAEEE; encoded by the exons ATGAAGCCGATTTTTTGTGGGAATTTTGAATATGATGCTCGACAGAATGAATTGGAGCGGCTGTTTGGTAGATATGGGAAAGTTGATAGGGTCGATATGAAGTCTG GGTTTGCTTTCATCTATATGGAGGATGAGAGAGATGCTGAATATGCCATTAGGGGACTTGACCGAAAAGAATTTGGTCGAAAAGGACGCAGGCTTCGTGTTGAATGGACGAAGGTAGCAAAT CAAGAACGTGGTGCTAGAAGACCTGGTGCATCAAGAAGATCTTCGACTAATACAAGACCTTCAAAGACCTTGTTTGTTATAAATTTTGATCCTTATCACACAAGGACCAAAGATTTGGAGAGGCATTTTGATTCATATGGGAAAATCGTCAGCGTAAGGATCAGAAGAAATTTTGCATTTGTTCAGTATGAGTCACAAGAGGATGCTACCAGGGCATTGGAAGCTACAAACATGAG CAAGCTGATGGATCGAGTTATATCGGTGGAATATGCAGTTCGTGATGACGATGAAAGAGGAGATGGATTTAGCCCTGACCGGAGAAGTCGTGATAGGTCTCCAGACAGAGGCCGTGATAGAAGAAGGTCCCCAAGCCCCTACAAAAGAGAGAGAGGTAGCCCTGATTATGGCCGAGGCCCTAGCCCTGGTCCCTACAGGAGAGAAAGGGGTAGTCCTGATTATGGACGTGCAGCAAGTCCTTATAGAAGGGAGAGAGTTAGTTCTGACTATGGCCGTGGGCGCAGCCCAAGTCCATATAGGAGGGACAGGTCTGATCATGGCCGCGTCTCCAGTCGTAGTCCTAGAAAAGAGAGGGTGAGTGCTGACCGTGTTCGTGATCGTACCCGTAGTCCTTATGGAAGAGAGAGGCCTGGGGATGACAATGGCCATGGTCCCAGTCGTAGCTCATATAAGAGAGATAGGGGTAGTCCTGAAAATGGTCCCAGACGTAGTCCATATAAGAGAGAACGGGATAGTCCAAGGGATAGTCCTGAAAATGGCCGTCTCCCAAGCAGTAGTCCATATAAGAGAGAGAGGGTCAGTCCTGAAAATGGTGGTGGCCCCAGCGGTAGTCCTTATGAAACAGAGAGGGCCAGCCCGGAAAATGGTCGTGTTGCAAGCCTAAATTCTGCGCCTGAAGCTAGGGATAGCCCCAACTATGGCGGGCCTGAAAGCCCCATGAATGAGAGATATAGCAG CCGTTCACCGCAAGCTGAGGAGGAATGA
- the LOC126629216 gene encoding serine/arginine-rich splicing factor RS41-like isoform X3 yields the protein MEDERDAEYAIRGLDRKEFGRKGRRLRVEWTKVANQERGARRPGASRRSSTNTRPSKTLFVINFDPYHTRTKDLERHFDSYGKIVSVRIRRNFAFVQYESQEDATRALEATNMSKLMDRVISVEYAVRDDDERGDGFSPDRRSRDRSPDRGRDRRRSPSPYKRERGSPDYGRGPSPGPYRRERGSPDYGRAASPYRRERVSSDYGRGRSPSPYRRDRSDHGRVSSRSPRKERVSADRVRDRTRSPYGRERPGDDNGHGPSRSSYKRDRGSPENGPRRSPYKRERDSPRDSPENGRLPSSSPYKRERVSPENGGGPSGSPYETERASPENGRVASLNSAPEARDSPNYGGPESPMNERYSSRSPQAEEE from the exons ATGGAGGATGAGAGAGATGCTGAATATGCCATTAGGGGACTTGACCGAAAAGAATTTGGTCGAAAAGGACGCAGGCTTCGTGTTGAATGGACGAAGGTAGCAAAT CAAGAACGTGGTGCTAGAAGACCTGGTGCATCAAGAAGATCTTCGACTAATACAAGACCTTCAAAGACCTTGTTTGTTATAAATTTTGATCCTTATCACACAAGGACCAAAGATTTGGAGAGGCATTTTGATTCATATGGGAAAATCGTCAGCGTAAGGATCAGAAGAAATTTTGCATTTGTTCAGTATGAGTCACAAGAGGATGCTACCAGGGCATTGGAAGCTACAAACATGAG CAAGCTGATGGATCGAGTTATATCGGTGGAATATGCAGTTCGTGATGACGATGAAAGAGGAGATGGATTTAGCCCTGACCGGAGAAGTCGTGATAGGTCTCCAGACAGAGGCCGTGATAGAAGAAGGTCCCCAAGCCCCTACAAAAGAGAGAGAGGTAGCCCTGATTATGGCCGAGGCCCTAGCCCTGGTCCCTACAGGAGAGAAAGGGGTAGTCCTGATTATGGACGTGCAGCAAGTCCTTATAGAAGGGAGAGAGTTAGTTCTGACTATGGCCGTGGGCGCAGCCCAAGTCCATATAGGAGGGACAGGTCTGATCATGGCCGCGTCTCCAGTCGTAGTCCTAGAAAAGAGAGGGTGAGTGCTGACCGTGTTCGTGATCGTACCCGTAGTCCTTATGGAAGAGAGAGGCCTGGGGATGACAATGGCCATGGTCCCAGTCGTAGCTCATATAAGAGAGATAGGGGTAGTCCTGAAAATGGTCCCAGACGTAGTCCATATAAGAGAGAACGGGATAGTCCAAGGGATAGTCCTGAAAATGGCCGTCTCCCAAGCAGTAGTCCATATAAGAGAGAGAGGGTCAGTCCTGAAAATGGTGGTGGCCCCAGCGGTAGTCCTTATGAAACAGAGAGGGCCAGCCCGGAAAATGGTCGTGTTGCAAGCCTAAATTCTGCGCCTGAAGCTAGGGATAGCCCCAACTATGGCGGGCCTGAAAGCCCCATGAATGAGAGATATAGCAG CCGTTCACCGCAAGCTGAGGAGGAATGA
- the LOC126629216 gene encoding serine/arginine-rich splicing factor RS41-like isoform X4 — translation MEDERDAEYAIRGLDRKEFGRKGRRLRVEWTKQERGARRPGASRRSSTNTRPSKTLFVINFDPYHTRTKDLERHFDSYGKIVSVRIRRNFAFVQYESQEDATRALEATNMSKLMDRVISVEYAVRDDDERGDGFSPDRRSRDRSPDRGRDRRRSPSPYKRERGSPDYGRGPSPGPYRRERGSPDYGRAASPYRRERVSSDYGRGRSPSPYRRDRSDHGRVSSRSPRKERVSADRVRDRTRSPYGRERPGDDNGHGPSRSSYKRDRGSPENGPRRSPYKRERDSPRDSPENGRLPSSSPYKRERVSPENGGGPSGSPYETERASPENGRVASLNSAPEARDSPNYGGPESPMNERYSSRSPQAEEE, via the exons ATGGAGGATGAGAGAGATGCTGAATATGCCATTAGGGGACTTGACCGAAAAGAATTTGGTCGAAAAGGACGCAGGCTTCGTGTTGAATGGACGAAG CAAGAACGTGGTGCTAGAAGACCTGGTGCATCAAGAAGATCTTCGACTAATACAAGACCTTCAAAGACCTTGTTTGTTATAAATTTTGATCCTTATCACACAAGGACCAAAGATTTGGAGAGGCATTTTGATTCATATGGGAAAATCGTCAGCGTAAGGATCAGAAGAAATTTTGCATTTGTTCAGTATGAGTCACAAGAGGATGCTACCAGGGCATTGGAAGCTACAAACATGAG CAAGCTGATGGATCGAGTTATATCGGTGGAATATGCAGTTCGTGATGACGATGAAAGAGGAGATGGATTTAGCCCTGACCGGAGAAGTCGTGATAGGTCTCCAGACAGAGGCCGTGATAGAAGAAGGTCCCCAAGCCCCTACAAAAGAGAGAGAGGTAGCCCTGATTATGGCCGAGGCCCTAGCCCTGGTCCCTACAGGAGAGAAAGGGGTAGTCCTGATTATGGACGTGCAGCAAGTCCTTATAGAAGGGAGAGAGTTAGTTCTGACTATGGCCGTGGGCGCAGCCCAAGTCCATATAGGAGGGACAGGTCTGATCATGGCCGCGTCTCCAGTCGTAGTCCTAGAAAAGAGAGGGTGAGTGCTGACCGTGTTCGTGATCGTACCCGTAGTCCTTATGGAAGAGAGAGGCCTGGGGATGACAATGGCCATGGTCCCAGTCGTAGCTCATATAAGAGAGATAGGGGTAGTCCTGAAAATGGTCCCAGACGTAGTCCATATAAGAGAGAACGGGATAGTCCAAGGGATAGTCCTGAAAATGGCCGTCTCCCAAGCAGTAGTCCATATAAGAGAGAGAGGGTCAGTCCTGAAAATGGTGGTGGCCCCAGCGGTAGTCCTTATGAAACAGAGAGGGCCAGCCCGGAAAATGGTCGTGTTGCAAGCCTAAATTCTGCGCCTGAAGCTAGGGATAGCCCCAACTATGGCGGGCCTGAAAGCCCCATGAATGAGAGATATAGCAG CCGTTCACCGCAAGCTGAGGAGGAATGA
- the LOC126629216 gene encoding serine/arginine-rich splicing factor RS41-like isoform X2 gives MKPIFCGNFEYDARQNELERLFGRYGKVDRVDMKSGFAFIYMEDERDAEYAIRGLDRKEFGRKGRRLRVEWTKQERGARRPGASRRSSTNTRPSKTLFVINFDPYHTRTKDLERHFDSYGKIVSVRIRRNFAFVQYESQEDATRALEATNMSKLMDRVISVEYAVRDDDERGDGFSPDRRSRDRSPDRGRDRRRSPSPYKRERGSPDYGRGPSPGPYRRERGSPDYGRAASPYRRERVSSDYGRGRSPSPYRRDRSDHGRVSSRSPRKERVSADRVRDRTRSPYGRERPGDDNGHGPSRSSYKRDRGSPENGPRRSPYKRERDSPRDSPENGRLPSSSPYKRERVSPENGGGPSGSPYETERASPENGRVASLNSAPEARDSPNYGGPESPMNERYSSRSPQAEEE, from the exons ATGAAGCCGATTTTTTGTGGGAATTTTGAATATGATGCTCGACAGAATGAATTGGAGCGGCTGTTTGGTAGATATGGGAAAGTTGATAGGGTCGATATGAAGTCTG GGTTTGCTTTCATCTATATGGAGGATGAGAGAGATGCTGAATATGCCATTAGGGGACTTGACCGAAAAGAATTTGGTCGAAAAGGACGCAGGCTTCGTGTTGAATGGACGAAG CAAGAACGTGGTGCTAGAAGACCTGGTGCATCAAGAAGATCTTCGACTAATACAAGACCTTCAAAGACCTTGTTTGTTATAAATTTTGATCCTTATCACACAAGGACCAAAGATTTGGAGAGGCATTTTGATTCATATGGGAAAATCGTCAGCGTAAGGATCAGAAGAAATTTTGCATTTGTTCAGTATGAGTCACAAGAGGATGCTACCAGGGCATTGGAAGCTACAAACATGAG CAAGCTGATGGATCGAGTTATATCGGTGGAATATGCAGTTCGTGATGACGATGAAAGAGGAGATGGATTTAGCCCTGACCGGAGAAGTCGTGATAGGTCTCCAGACAGAGGCCGTGATAGAAGAAGGTCCCCAAGCCCCTACAAAAGAGAGAGAGGTAGCCCTGATTATGGCCGAGGCCCTAGCCCTGGTCCCTACAGGAGAGAAAGGGGTAGTCCTGATTATGGACGTGCAGCAAGTCCTTATAGAAGGGAGAGAGTTAGTTCTGACTATGGCCGTGGGCGCAGCCCAAGTCCATATAGGAGGGACAGGTCTGATCATGGCCGCGTCTCCAGTCGTAGTCCTAGAAAAGAGAGGGTGAGTGCTGACCGTGTTCGTGATCGTACCCGTAGTCCTTATGGAAGAGAGAGGCCTGGGGATGACAATGGCCATGGTCCCAGTCGTAGCTCATATAAGAGAGATAGGGGTAGTCCTGAAAATGGTCCCAGACGTAGTCCATATAAGAGAGAACGGGATAGTCCAAGGGATAGTCCTGAAAATGGCCGTCTCCCAAGCAGTAGTCCATATAAGAGAGAGAGGGTCAGTCCTGAAAATGGTGGTGGCCCCAGCGGTAGTCCTTATGAAACAGAGAGGGCCAGCCCGGAAAATGGTCGTGTTGCAAGCCTAAATTCTGCGCCTGAAGCTAGGGATAGCCCCAACTATGGCGGGCCTGAAAGCCCCATGAATGAGAGATATAGCAG CCGTTCACCGCAAGCTGAGGAGGAATGA